In a genomic window of Lysobacterales bacterium:
- a CDS encoding phosphoribosylanthranilate isomerase: protein MKTRIKFCGITHVEDVRLAVDVGADALGFIFASGSPRRLDPAQLDVLLDAVPASVVPVALFRNAAADQVAAILARSPRLLAQFHGDEPPEFCAAFGRPWWKAVPMGALPDAGLMAYLESHARAGCHGLVFDSHGGAQSGGSGRGFEWSRIPAALPAPLILAGGLTPETVADAVRRVRPHTVDVSSGIESAPGIKDHAKMRRFADEVFRARTD from the coding sequence GTGAAGACGCGCATCAAGTTCTGCGGCATCACCCATGTCGAGGATGTGCGGCTGGCCGTGGACGTCGGCGCCGATGCGCTCGGCTTCATCTTCGCCAGTGGCAGCCCGCGCCGACTCGATCCGGCGCAACTCGACGTCCTGCTCGACGCCGTGCCGGCATCGGTTGTCCCGGTCGCGTTGTTTCGCAACGCCGCGGCGGACCAGGTCGCCGCGATCCTGGCGCGTTCACCGCGCCTGCTCGCACAATTTCACGGCGACGAACCGCCGGAGTTTTGTGCGGCGTTCGGGCGGCCGTGGTGGAAGGCGGTGCCGATGGGCGCGCTCCCCGACGCCGGGCTGATGGCGTATCTGGAGTCCCATGCCCGCGCCGGCTGTCATGGTCTGGTGTTCGACAGTCATGGCGGCGCCCAGTCCGGTGGCAGCGGCCGCGGCTTCGAGTGGTCTCGGATTCCCGCTGCGCTGCCGGCTCCGCTGATTCTGGCCGGTGGCTTGACTCCGGAGACGGTGGCCGACGCGGTACGCCGGGTGCGGCCGCACACGGTCGATGTGTCGTCGGGCATCGAATCCGCGCCCGGCATCAAGGATCATGCAAAAATGCGTCGCTTCGCCGATGAGGTTTTCCGTGCTCGAACCGATTGA
- the trpB gene encoding tryptophan synthase subunit beta encodes MSMPDARGHFGPYGGRFVADTLMAPLAELAAAYEQLKHDPDFIAELDYDYRHYVGRPSPIYHARGLSKAVGGAQILLKREDLNHTGAHKINNTIGQAMLAKRMGKTRIIAETGAGQHGVASATVAARLGLECVVYMGATDIERQSINVYRMKLLGATVVPVTSGSKTLKDALNEALRDWVSNVAHTFYIIGTVAGPHPYPMLVRDFNAVCGREARAQMLAEYGRLPDALVACVGGGSNAIGLFHPFLNDRDVAIWGAEAAGEGIGSGLHAASLVAGRPGVLHGNRTYLLCDENGQVRDTHSVSAGLDYPGVGPEHAWLKDIGRAHYVGITDDEAMAAFHQLARSEGILAALESSHAVAQGIKLARDLPKDKLVLVNLSGRGDKDIYTIAKREGMSL; translated from the coding sequence ATGTCCATGCCGGATGCGCGCGGGCATTTCGGGCCCTACGGCGGTCGCTTCGTCGCCGACACGCTGATGGCACCGCTGGCCGAACTGGCGGCGGCCTACGAACAGCTCAAGCACGATCCCGATTTCATTGCCGAACTCGACTACGACTATCGTCACTACGTCGGCCGACCGAGTCCGATCTACCACGCGCGCGGATTGTCGAAAGCCGTGGGCGGCGCCCAGATTCTGCTCAAGCGCGAGGACCTGAACCACACCGGCGCGCACAAGATCAACAACACCATTGGCCAGGCCATGCTCGCCAAGCGCATGGGCAAGACCCGCATCATCGCCGAGACTGGTGCCGGCCAGCATGGCGTCGCCAGTGCCACGGTCGCGGCTCGGCTCGGGCTCGAATGCGTGGTCTACATGGGTGCGACCGACATCGAGCGCCAGTCGATCAATGTCTATCGGATGAAGCTGCTCGGCGCGACCGTAGTGCCGGTGACCAGCGGCTCGAAAACACTGAAGGACGCGTTGAATGAGGCGCTGCGTGACTGGGTCAGCAATGTCGCGCACACCTTCTACATCATCGGTACCGTCGCCGGCCCGCATCCCTATCCGATGCTGGTGCGCGATTTCAATGCAGTTTGCGGCCGCGAAGCGCGTGCGCAGATGCTGGCCGAGTACGGCCGCCTGCCGGACGCGCTGGTCGCCTGTGTCGGCGGTGGCTCGAACGCGATCGGCCTGTTCCATCCCTTCCTCAACGATCGCGATGTCGCGATCTGGGGCGCGGAAGCGGCGGGCGAGGGCATCGGCTCCGGCCTGCACGCCGCTTCGCTGGTCGCGGGTCGTCCCGGCGTGTTGCACGGCAACCGCACCTATCTGCTCTGTGACGAAAACGGCCAGGTGCGCGACACGCACTCGGTCTCGGCCGGCCTCGACTATCCCGGTGTCGGCCCCGAGCACGCATGGCTGAAGGACATCGGTCGCGCCCACTATGTCGGCATCACCGACGACGAGGCGATGGCGGCGTTCCATCAACTGGCACGCAGCGAAGGCATTCTCGCCGCGCTCGAATCGAGCCATGCGGTGGCGCAGGGCATCAAGCTGGCGCGCGATCTGCCGAAGGACAAGCTGGTGCTGGTGAACTTGTCCGGGCGCGGCGACAAGGACATCTACACGATCGCGAAGCGCGAAGGCATGTCGCTGTGA
- a CDS encoding tryptophan synthase subunit alpha codes for MAELKSAGRCGLIPFVTAGDPHPDWMGGILHALVESGADLIELGMPFSDPMADGPVIQKSSERALERGMTLDRTLMIVREFRQRDATTPVVLMGYLNPVEYYGWDQFAASAKSAGVDGLLIVDCPPEEADSVRPVLAQHALDQIFLASPTTTDARIATMGELAQGYVYYVSFAGITGADRLVMADVGDKLDALRGKIRVPIAVGFGVKTAAQAAALAPHADAVVVGSALVEQLAAATSLTDAQQRARDFLQPLRRAIDAARTTETV; via the coding sequence ATGGCCGAGCTCAAATCCGCAGGCCGCTGCGGCTTGATTCCTTTCGTGACCGCGGGCGATCCGCACCCGGACTGGATGGGCGGCATCCTGCATGCGCTGGTCGAGAGCGGCGCCGACCTGATCGAGTTGGGCATGCCCTTTTCCGATCCGATGGCCGATGGTCCGGTCATCCAGAAATCCAGCGAACGTGCGCTCGAGCGCGGCATGACGCTCGACCGCACGCTGATGATCGTGCGCGAATTCCGTCAGCGCGACGCGACCACGCCGGTGGTGCTGATGGGTTATCTCAATCCGGTCGAGTACTACGGCTGGGACCAGTTCGCGGCGAGTGCGAAATCCGCCGGCGTCGATGGACTGCTGATCGTCGACTGCCCACCCGAGGAAGCCGACAGCGTGCGTCCGGTGCTCGCGCAGCACGCGCTCGACCAGATCTTCCTGGCCTCGCCGACCACCACCGACGCACGCATCGCGACCATGGGCGAACTGGCCCAGGGTTACGTCTACTACGTGTCCTTCGCCGGCATCACCGGCGCCGACCGCTTGGTGATGGCCGATGTCGGCGACAAGCTGGACGCATTGCGCGGCAAGATCCGGGTTCCGATCGCGGTTGGCTTCGGCGTCAAGACTGCCGCGCAGGCTGCAGCGCTGGCGCCGCATGCCGATGCCGTGGTCGTCGGTAGCGCGCTGGTCGAGCAACTGGCCGCCGCGACCTCGTTAACGGATGCGCAACAACGCGCCCGCGATTTCCTGCAACCCTTGCGCCGCGCCATTGATGCCGCCCGCACGACGGAGACCGTCTGA